A window of the Diorhabda carinulata isolate Delta chromosome 1, icDioCari1.1, whole genome shotgun sequence genome harbors these coding sequences:
- the LOC130904087 gene encoding sex-determining region Y protein-like yields MAPQSEHIKRPMNAFMVWSKMRRKRISQENPRLHNSEISKLLGAEWKQLSEYDKRPFIDEAKRLRTQHMLEHPNYKYRPRRKSKIMLKNSIPNQQEQQFLEKKNIYGQNENPYALPTYPPVPQQNGAHQPYTLSFTLPSSERISSTYQDSIRISETRLQVPEEFPSFENNSNHPREYLPPLLPYSTLQSNLHHSPILRAASVYGYHDLSSSNTLPLYFPHI; encoded by the exons ATGGCGCCTCAAAGTGAACATATTAAAAGGCCAATGAATGCGTTCATGGTATGGTCTAAGATGCGAAGGAAAAGGATTTCCCAA GAAAATCCACGATTACATAATTCTGAAATCTCAAAACTTTTGGGAGCTGAGTGGAAGCAGCTTTCCGAATATGATAAAAGACCTTTTATAGATGAAGCAAAACGTCTTAGGACTCAGCATATGCTAGAGCACCCTAATTATAAGTATAGGCCTCGTAGAAAATCCAAGATTAtgctaaaaaattcaattcccAATCAACAAGAACAACAATTTCttgagaagaaaaatatttatggacAAAATG AAAATCCGTATGCGCTGCCTACTTATCCTCCTGTACCTCAGCAGAACGGAGCACACCAACCCTACACGCTATCGTTTACTCTGCCATCTTCAGAAAGGATATCTTCAACCTATCAAGATTCCATTAGAATATCGGAGACTCGTTTGCAAGTACCCGAAGAATTTCCATCATTCGAAAACAACAGTAATCATCCAAGAGAATATCTTCCACCATTACTGCCTTATTCCACACTACAGAGCAATCTACATCATAGTCCCATATTAAGAGCTGCTTCCGTATATGGTTACCACGATTTATCTTCTAGTAACACGTTGCCGTTATATTTTccacatatttga